A region from the Vigna radiata var. radiata cultivar VC1973A unplaced genomic scaffold, Vradiata_ver6 scaffold_234, whole genome shotgun sequence genome encodes:
- the LOC106753143 gene encoding probable inactive tRNA-specific adenosine deaminase-like protein 3 yields the protein MLYVSGEAEQGQGMMNNCLIVHIPDKLPYDLHHQPTESVFASAINPKHANQIVRRLNQIAPLDDLRHVKRIQKKVLEGGEIQLLVILCLASEGNDQLDSMPPHLQELISSYQLSPFITKVCKYVATSKEEWQEQCKIWPTSYHPRTYNIDGITGFSEEDSQSVLKFMQSAVELAKSNGLVVNAAVIVDPSTKEIISSVCDQIYSWNSCIDDSCNGRPESFCSHLNISGRCDPHEPLPSNSSSNRLKQPCTGAACLYTRQWAEQPPRSQSSYYWHPLRHAAIVAIESSAARDRNLFPSEGSKEASYQELDSENASWTSSPAKRQKTMCGNGEDDDKLNACSQPSRQPSARPYLCTGYDIYLVWEPCAMCAMALVHQRIRRIFYAFPNPNAGALGSVNRLQGEKSLNHHYAVFRVLLPEEGLA from the exons ATG CTTTACGTTTCAGGGGAAGCAGAACAAGGGCAGGGAATGATGAATAACTGCTTGATTGTTCACATCCCGGACAAGCTGCCGTATGACCTTCACCACCAACCCACTG AGAGTGTTTTTGCTTCTGCCATCAATCCTAAGCATGCCAACCAAATTGTGAG GCGTTTGAATCAGATAGCACCGCTCGATGATCTCCGTCATGTGAAACGAATTCAAAAGAAAGTTCTTGAAGGAG GAGAAATACAGCTATTGGTGATCTTGTGCTTGGCCTCTGAAGGCAACGATCAGCTGGATAGTATGCCACCTCATCTTCAGGAGTTGATTAGTTCCTATCAGTTGAGTCCTTTTATCACAAAA GTCTGCAAATATGTTGCAACATCAAAAGAAGAGTGGCAAGAACAATGCAAAATTTGGCCAACGTCATATCACCCAAGGACCTA CAACATTGATGGCATTACTGGATTTAGCGAGGAGGACTCACAATCAGTCTTGAAGTTTATGCAATCTGCTGTTGAGTTAGCAAAATCTAACGGCTTG GTAGTCAATGCTGCAGTGATAGTGGATCCTTCAACTAAGGAAATCATTTCAAGTGTATGTGATCAGATTTATTCTTGGAACTCTTGCATAGATGACAGCTGTAATGGAAGGCCGGAATCATTTTGTTCCCATCTCAATATTTCTGGTAGATGTGATCCCCATGAACCATTGCCTTCAAACAGTTCCTCCAATAGGCTCAAACAGCCATGTACAGGTGCTGCTTGTTTATATACTCGGCAATGGGCTGAGCAACCACCTCGTTCACAAAGTTCATATTATTGGCACCCTTTGCGACATGCTGCCATTGTAGCTATAGAATCATCTGCTGCCAGGGATAGAAACCTTTTTCCCAGCGAGGGGAGCAAGGAAGCAAGTTATCAGGAATTGGATAGTGAGAATGCTTCTTGGACTAGCTCTCCCGCAAAGCGACAGAAAACTATGTGTGGAAAT GGTGAGGATGATGATAAATTGAATGCTTGCAGTCAGCCTTCTCGGCAGCCGTCAGCGCGACCGTACTTATGCACTGGCTATGACATATATCTTGTTTGGGAACCATGCGCAAT GTGTGCAATGGCCCTTGTCCATCAGAGAATTAGACGAATATTTTATGCTTTTCCAAATCCTAATGCGGGTGCCTTGGGCAGTGTCAACAGATTACAAGGAGAGAAAAGCTTAAACCATCATTATGCTGTTTTCAGGGTTTTGTTACCTGAAGAAGGCCTTGCATAA